In Antarcticibacterium arcticum, the genomic stretch TTCTGCGAGTAATTTTATGCTTTCATGGGAGGGTTCCAGATTTAGGTCGCCCATCAATATAACAGGTAGAGAGGATGTATTTAATTCTTTAATTTTTGATAAAATAAGTTTTACACTTTCTTTTCTCGCCTGTTCCCCTACGTGGTCAAAATGTGTATTGAACACCCAAAATTTTTCTTTGGTCTCCTTAGATTCAAATAAAGCATAGGTACAAACTCTTTCCATAGCCGCATCCCATCCTACCGAGACCTTCCCCGGGCTTTGTGAAAGCCAGAAGGTATCCTCCATAATAACTTTGTAGCGGGTACAATCATAGAAAATCGCGCTGTACTCGCCCGCGGTTTTTCCATCTTCCCTTCCTACGCCTACATATTTATAATTAGGTAAGTTTTCGGTAAAATGTTCCATTTGAAGAAAAACTGCTTCCTGAACTCCGAAAATATGTGGCTCATAAAACTTTATCTGCCTGGTAAGAAAATCCTTCCGAAGGGACCAGCTGTTTTCGCCATCATTTTCATTAGCATATTTGATGTTATAGGACATTACTTTAACCTGGGCGTTTATTGAAAAGGCCAGGATAAGATTAAAGAAAACAATGAAAAAAAGTTTACGCATATTCATTTTTTTTAGGTTCGCCATCAACGTATTCCTGCAGATATTGAAATTTTGGGGTAAGTTTCCCATTT encodes the following:
- a CDS encoding endonuclease/exonuclease/phosphatase family protein, giving the protein MRKLFFIVFFNLILAFSINAQVKVMSYNIKYANENDGENSWSLRKDFLTRQIKFYEPHIFGVQEAVFLQMEHFTENLPNYKYVGVGREDGKTAGEYSAIFYDCTRYKVIMEDTFWLSQSPGKVSVGWDAAMERVCTYALFESKETKEKFWVFNTHFDHVGEQARKESVKLILSKIKELNTSSLPVILMGDLNLEPSHESIKLLAEKMHDSREYAKLVFGPEGTFNAYNFNAPVTRRIDYIFTGKEGIEVLKYAVLSDSWDLKYPSDHLPVFVELQFK